Sequence from the Argentina anserina chromosome 7, drPotAnse1.1, whole genome shotgun sequence genome:
AATTTCAATCAATGATGTGTCGTATATAGGTATTGAATAAAACCTATTATATTAGATACCTTATATGCTAAGATTAGAAAATCTATTTCTAAAAGAAACCTAAAATCCTAATTAAAACATAAATCCTAAATCTGCTCTAATTTGATTCACGATATAAAATCTAACTTTTACTCGagtatctcgatatatccaaaatagtaatttatgattgattGCATCATTAAGAAGCCAATTTGAATACCAATCCCAATATTCAAACCATTATTTTTAACGTGATAACGCTTCTTTATTTTAGAGATTATTTGTCGAGATTGTCTAAAATCTCGTCCTACATCAATAAACCTTAGAGATTCATCGATCCCCATCAACCTTGTTGTGAAGCTTCACTGACAAACCATGAATCACTACCCATGTCTCTAACTGAGGGCTACCTCCTCCACATGCAGGGCTCTCCCCATCTTATTCATTGACCGCAAACTTAATATTATAGTCGTCTCAAGGTCCTTCAGCTTCGATCCGTAGTATGATCAAACtggatagatatatatatatatatatttttttttttgatttcaCGGCGAGAAACCATGGGCCCCTAGTCTCATGTGGCTCTTACGATCACGAGCAGAAGCAGTCCACAACCGGAATATCAGAGTATCCCCACAACCGAAAGTAATTCCTCCGGCAATGGACTAATTCCTGATGGGACCCATGTGAAATGGTTACAACCCAACCCATTACGGCCAATTGGATAAGCCTAGTTTAAAACCAGGAAAATTAAGTTTTAGGGTTGAGTAGACACCCAACAAAGTAGCAATGTCAATCCAAAAGGTCCACCTTCCGTACCACCTCGAGTGCAACCCTCGACGAGCCTGCAAGTCGGGAAGGTGTGCCTTTCAATTTCGTCATTCTGATCCGAACAAACAACTAGAGAGAAGAGATAGAGTTTTtgtattaattatatatttgtagtGAATAATGACGTATTTTAACCGATTTGACATATAATGATGGGGAAAACTTGACTTGGCTTACGGTTAGCTAAAGCTAAATGATACGGTGCTAAGAGTATCTTTAGTAATGCTAGTcttattttaaataaattaaaattaaaataattaaaaaattattttggttAGTCAATTTAGAAATACGTCTACATCAGTTCTCTCTATTATAATTCTATTTGAATTCACAGTATTCATTACGCGCGTaagatatattttaaatttatttataaattatatttaattcCCTACAAGTAatattttaaattcaaattttttaattttgagcTATCTCGCTAGACAAATTTATCAAGTGAGATAGCTTAAAGTTTAAACAAAGTTATAATATGTAGTCTGATGCAACCACTAATTTTCGTAAAAAGCTAAACATACTCTCTAAAATAACTTAAAAGTTATAATAGAGAGTTTGCTGCAGATGTCCTAAGATATAATCTCAATGGATACTTACTACATCCTATGTAATTTTGGTCCATTTGACATATGACTTTATGCGTTTTTATCTAATTGGAAAATATGTCTAGCAAGGAATTTTTATTCATATCTCCGAAATTCCAGAGGGTTCAGTTCAAGGGACACATCATTTTAAACAAGTTTTTACACTGTTTTTTAGCCATTAGATTTAGCTAGCTCTAATGGTCTTGATTAACTACTCACATGAGGTGGCAAATGAAATGGATTTAATTTCGCTTctcaaaaaaattaattaattttatcatTTACAATTGTGAATAAgtttagaaatactgaaataGACGGGGAAGAAACGATGACATACTGTTCTTGAGAAAGAAACGAGTGAGTTCGGCAAAACCACCAAGTTAGCAACGTGATTTAATTAGATTAATTGAAAATGGGGTGTTGGTATGAATTTTTGATGTAGGGGTTTATATTTGATGGCCCAAAATTACAATTTGGGAAAAATCAGAACTGTTCTAAATCACTAGCACAAATAGAtatagaagatgaagaaaaccTTTTCACTGGCTaccttaattaaaaataatttctccTATGAAGGCCGTGCACTGGTGTGGTTTCACTTTCAATTGAGTGGAGATTTTGATCGAAGCTCCTCCTtacgtttttgttttggtactAATTTTATTGAGAgctattttgttaaaattattttaattccACATTATTTGTCTGATGAATTAATCAAGACCATTAAAGATAGCTGAATCTAGTGGTTAAAAAAACCGCGTAAAATATTGTGTAAAAGAATCTGCCCTTTGAACGGGACCAAATTCGAAAACATTTGAAGTGTTAACAAAATAGTAGAATGTAATCTCTTTTTTCCGAGTAAGAGAGTTTGAATAGAATATCCTTTTCCCAATAAGAGAGTAACAAAATAGTAGAAATTTCCTCGAATAAAACCCAAAGGGTTCTCAATATGCAAAAATTTTGAGGACATTGAGATAAGGACCCAAAAGAAGAGACAAATAAAAACCATCAGAGGCATACCCAAAACAAATACTCACTCTCCCCTCACTCCTTCACTCCCCACATTAACAATGGCGAGCCTGAGGTCGGCAATGGACTCGGCCTTCTGGGACCTCAACGTTTCTTCAACTCACACCCTTGAAGGCTCCGCCAAGGTCATTCCCGGCGACCCTTTTCCTCTCGACGGCGCCAGAGCAAGCCGAGCCCTCAGAATTCAGCAACTCTCTCTTTTGGGAAATGGGTTCCCTCTTGGCATCATTCCTTCTTACTCTCCTGCTTCCCACAAGGACTTGGGCTCTTTTTCACTTCAGTCTCTCTTGCTCAGACCATCCACTTCTAATTGGTTAACCACCCATCTCTTAAACCCTGTCTTTTGCTTGTTGGGTTTTTGTTGTGTCTTCGGTTTTGTTTGTGTATGTGTGAGTTTATTGGAATTGGGAAATTATGGAGAAAAGGGTATTTGGAAATCAGGTTAGAAAAGGGTAAAGACTTTGTCTTGATGGCTTTTGATTTGCAagtttgtgtttttgtgtGGCCAACTGGTGAAGGGTCTTACTATGTCTCTGTTTCTGAGCTTGGTTTGTGCCATGGTTGGTTTCTAGAAGCATGAAGCTTATATTATCTACCAGTTGGTGGATTTGGCTTTTGTGAAGTTGGCATCGGTTAACGTAATGGATGCCTAAGTAGCTTATGGATTATTTTAGATTTGAAACAAATTATAGGATGGTTTGCCATTACTTTAGGCCTATGTTCATAGTGATGACCCTcaagatacaaaattgagtACCATTTGATTGTGGTAATGGGAGAATTACAAAATGTACTTAAATTTTATCTACTTATAGATTAACTTTTCTTCTGTTGGTTTTCATTGTTATAAGGTGGTTCTCAATACCTGCAACAGaacatgtgtttctttgactTTTGAGCAAACATGGGGCTATAACCTACCATGTCTCAAACACTTACTCATTGTATGCCTTATGCATTAGAGATAAGCATGTATGTGATCCAatgataaatttattttatcgTCTCTTAACAGAACTGGGTTTGGATACGAATCATACAATCTTATAGTGTTACAGTTAAATGTTTATTAGAAGCATTTTGTTGACTTACAAGAATTATGTTTTGTatgaaccttttttttttaagtaaacaaataatatattttgaaatttaaacaACTTCCTATCTAAATGATTTATAAAATCTTAGTTTTTTTCCTCTCACAGGGGCACAACTATGGTGTTTGAATTGCTAAATAAAGTAACTTTTGCAATTTAGACTAATTCATCCAACCCATCCTACATGTTGCTCATTATCATCATTCGTCATATGTctgttgtatatatattactggacttttaaaattattgaTCTAATGTATCAAAAGATGGAGGTGCTGTCCCAATTCTTTAAGCACTCCTCTTGCTAAATGATATTGCACTCTGGGTTATTATTGGTCATGCCAGATCATCTTTTCACTCTATCAACTATGTGTAGCTTTGCTTCTTAATCCATGATCCTTCTGATTCCATGATCTACATAAACTTAGGTGGCTTGGCTTAATTGGACAGATCCGCCCAAAAAAACTGATATCTTCTATCAAAGCTGAATTTTTCACTAATGATGAGTTCGAGGTCCCTACATTCAAAGATGCAGCAAGGCATTTCTTGGAAAAATCCCTTTATTCGGTTGGATTGTGCACACAATTTCTCTTGACTCCCGCATCATCCCTAAAGTTGAGCACAGAAGGGGATGGTGAGAGAAAAGGACGCCGGAGCAAAGTGATGCTTTTCCACAAGGCAAGGATTTGAAATCACAATTTTAGTTATCGTTAAATTGTTTTTGGAGCATCTCGATTTCTCTATCTTCTGTTTCATTTATTTTAGAGTCAATTTAGGTAGAATGTTGGTTTGGTATTGAGTGTGTAAGGTTTAATGTAATCTTTGTGGTTTGCTGATACCAGGTTGTACTTCAACTATTCACCTTCTAACTTGTTTCACTCTGGAAGCTAGTTTGCTACTTATGTGAATTAAAGTTCAATGTGAATAATCTTTGGCTCCCATAATCTATTACTTGGAGATGGACTTTTGAATTGATTTGGTGGGTGGTGATTATTTTCCTGATTTTATGAAGTGTTcacaaaattttaattatagtTATGTTTCACtcatatattaaaattttgCCAGAAGTTCTTTGTTTTATCTGTTTACACGTCTGGCTTTTAAGTAGACTATGCGAGTCAATAACGTTGAACATGTGTACTTCACTGAGCATATTGGCTACATGTGACCAATATCATGTATGGGATGGGACCTTCATCGTTTTCATTTATCTTGCTGTTATATTATCGGGCATGTTTTACTGATTGATCTTTCTGAACTTCTAAAATTCTTGCAGCTTCCTTATCATGACATCACTCTTGAGGCTGCATGGCCTGAGCTGTTCATTGACCATAAAGGACAATATTGGGATGTACCGGAGTCAATTTCCTTAGATCTGTCATCACTTGTTTCTGAATCTGGATTGCGGTACCGGGTTGGCCTACATAAAAATAGTGGCCATCCCCAGGCAGTTAATGCTACAGATGATGAGGCACCTACTTCTCTGATGCCTGGATTGTGTGCAAAGGCTGCCTTTTCTTATGAGAAGAGGAGAGACCTTTGGAGACAGAAGGAGACACAGAAGGATCTCATGGTAAAGAAAGGCAAAAATTGGTTTTGGCGTCCATCATATGATGTGCGACTCAAGGAACCTCATGCCGCAGTATCtggaatttttggtaatttacttttttacaaCTTGCTTAATTTATGTATAAATCATTCATTGTTATGTTTCCAGGATGAAATAGAAAAAGTATCTGTTTCAAAGCTAATATTTTGTGCATATAAAATATTTATCGATGGGGTTCAGTGCATATTTGGTGTTGAACCATAATTACATAAAAAATTAGCAGTTGTATTATATGTGGGAAGCTATTTCTAGCATACCGAGGTTTTTATTTCTTGAAGACATCAGCCTCATAATTTAGTTGAGAATTGTAAGCGTAATTGCGCGGTGCAATGATCATATCTATTATGTCTGGTAATTGCAAGATGTATCAATCACTCTAAAACAAGAAACTGTGTATTTAACGAGGTTATTGTTGATGACCAGAAAAAATGCATTGGCGCATGAGAAACAGCAATTGAAGCATAGATTAGACTTTCAATAAACAAGTCCTAGCAGAACTtgtgtgttttgattttgattttttgtttaaattagTGTATTGTATCTATTTATCTTCGTTTTGTCTGAAGGTCGTTATGCTATTTCTCACTTGTTTCTTCCTTTCCATGGTGGCTATACATATTAGGTGGCAACATTGCAGCCTGGTTTCAGGATGGGCACAACCCAGTGGCTGTTGAACTCAGGGGAGATGGGAACACTTCCACAACTATTAAGAAGAGGAGTCCTGTCACTGCTGATTTCTTTGGTTCAGTTTGCTATAGCTTTCAGCATGGGAAATTTCGAGAGCTCTATGGGGATTTGACCAGGATTGATGCCCGCTTGGATATTGGTTCAACCTCGGCTCTTGCTAAAAGGGTTGTCAATTGCTTCAAGAATTCCATTACTGCTATAGATCCCATATCCTCCCCTAGGATCAATCTAATCTTTCAACAACAGGTATGTTTGCATATAATTTATTGCCTTGTACCTATATAGAAGAGACTTctatactcaaattgtttaTTGCAGTGCATGAGTCAGACTAAGagaacaaaataaaagaatacaTGTGATGGACATTGAGATAATGGACTTGATACATGTTACTAGTAAAAGAGTGTATAGTTGATACTTGATACTATATGTAATTACAATTATACCTGAAGGCTCTAGTTTCTGTCTTAGGACATGGTGATGGTAATCATAATTATGTAATTACAATTATCTTTGTTATCCGTTCTCAATATACAACAATATGTGACTGATAATGTAAGGTTCTTCTTTTAGAGCTGGTTATTGAAGAAATTAGCCAATTCTAATGATACTATAATATTGTAGGTTGTGGGGCCAATTGTCTTTCGAGTGGATTCAAGGGTTTCACTGGCCTCTTTGCCTGAGAAACGTGGTCCACATGTTGAGGATTTCATTTACAGCTTGAGCTACTCCTTGAGGCTTTTACAGTCAGGCAAGGTGGTTGCTTGGTATTCcccgaaaagaaaagaaggaatgaTTGAGTTGCGGGTGTTTGAGTTTTAACTCCTCATTTTTGTCTCGGTATGTATCTTTGGATTTTGAAGCCTATTCTAAGAGGAATTTAGACAGTAGAAAGTGAAATGAGCTTCTCGTGTTTTAGTCCCTTCTATTTTCTGTCTAGAGATATAGGTGCACGTACTCATTAATTAGAGGTAATTACCGCTGTAGCATCTGTCATGGATTCAAGCAATGCCATCTGCATAAGTTGTAGCTGCACTGTTATTGGGTTCTATATAGATAAATTAGTTTGATGCCTCATGATTTGATCTTCAAACATTCCCTCATTTCTCATTTATCATTCCTCTTCCTTTGCATTTTCTATTTTCCGGgcaaaaaacacaaaattagAACGAACAGTGAAAATAGTTCCCCCAAGATCCTTTGTCAATCCTAATCAGATAATCTTGGTTAAGCTGTTAAATGTTGgggataaaaatataaaaaaacaacaCAAGTTATATAAGAATTAGAAAAGAATATATGTATGTTCACTACATCGATCTTAGAGAAATCTGCCCACTCGTGTGTAGCAATGAACGAGAGTTGGGTTATCTGAGTTCATTAACAGCTTCATAGACCAAATATCTCTACCCTTCTGAAACTCTGGGTTCtgattttacatttttacatgCAAACCTACTACGTAGTACGTACTTCTGAATCCGAGGAAAACATTGATGTCTTGTAAATTTGTAACACATGCCTTTGTCAACTACATTAGGAAAACCAGAGGATTAAAAACAAACACAGTGAGCTGACACCAAGTGAGTACAACTGTTTTATAAACAAAATTGAAGCAAatggaaaagaagagaaacaaGAAGCACAAAAACAACTGTAGGTCTTAATCTAGCCATAAACACACTTAACACAGAGTTAAAGGCATGCAATCAGAATGCAGCACCAGTAGTTCCAAATGAAAGTCATCATGAAAATCTGCAGCCATTGCAATCTGCCTTTGGCTTAGCTTAGCTGCACAATATGAAGCTATTCTTATCTTGTTTACATGAAGCTTGTTTCGTATCTGATACATCCCAGCCATAGCATCATTTATGGTCAACCGTTCTCCAGGCAATTCTGCAGAACAAGCAACACCAActtctaaaattgaaatcaagCTGTCTTCAATTGTGACCCAAGCACTAGTCTCTGCTTCAATGTCCTGTGGAACTAGAACAGGATCAACAATCTCTCTCACTTGCTTAGGCAGAGCTTTCCTGACAAAGTAATGAAGGTTCAAAGTTCTCTGGAACATGTCATCTGTCGGTCTTTTCCCTGTGAACATTTCTATCAGCAGGATGCCAAAACTGTACACATCTCCTTGTGTCCAAACTTCATTGCCCATACCGTACTCTGCATTTTACAAATCAAAACACACCAGTTTCTGATTACCACTACTATCTTTAAACCATAAATCAAGATTGAATAATTCATGAAAAATGAAAGTATTCACCTGGAGGAGCATAGCCAATTGTTCCTTTAACTCCGACAGAGCTGGATTGATTCCCTGAAGTTCTGGGAAGGGATCTTACTAAACCAAAATCACCAACATGCCCAACCATATCACCGTGGAGAAGAACATTGCTCGGCTTGAGGTCACAGTGAACTATTGGTGATTCACAATGATTATAGAGATAATCCAACGCCATAGAAACGTCAATAGCAATGTTCAACCGTTGAGAAAACATTAAACTCGTTGGTCTCTCAATCGTCACACCAATTTTCTGCAGTGGATGCAACCATTCATCTAAGCTCCCGTTAGCCATGAACTCATAGCCTAAGGCCTTGTATTCATCACCTTGATAGTCAAAACCTGAACATGCAGACAGTATCTTCAAAAGATCACGGTGTCTAATGTTTTTCAAGGCCTCACACTCTGCTGCAAAACTTTTGGAAGCTCCGTGATGAACAAGGTTGAGAACTTTGATAGCAACTGTCCTCCCATCTTGGAGGATTCCTCTATACACAGACCCAAAACCACCCGCACTAATCAAGATTTCAGAAGAGAATCCATTGGTAGCTTTGAGAAGTACTTGGTACGAAACATTGAGAAAAATTTCTGACTCTTTTGAAGTACTTTGCTTCGTTCTCTCCCTCCGTACACAACATAGGTACAAACAACGCTAGTGCATTCTGATACAAGACAAAGATGAGATAAATTAAATCAGGATAATCAAGAATGATTTGAACATAGGTAATTCGCGCGTTATAAGGCAACTAGCTGCTGGAATATTTAAGAAGATGATCTTTTGGACATTTCGGGTTGCTCGTACGAAATTACAGATTTTAATTTGTGAATCAGATTTGAGCAGATTTTGACCAGAATTTCCGTTTGAAACACATAATACCTTTCTGGAATGAGAACGGCGAAATCTACAAGACTCACTTTAGTGAGTTCCGTCAAATTTAAGTCAAATGATGAGTTTTACTGTTTCGATTCAGGATTTAGTATTTTAGGCTAGTTATATTTTCCTTTTAGAACtctttttatttaggtttatttgtttcctttttaATTTGGATTCTTTAGGTTTCAATGTTAGATTATGACTTTGGGTTATTGATGCATATGTAAGcatcatttttctttgtatTGGACAACTTTTATATCAATAAACCACTGAGTTTTCTCAACTATCCTGGTGGATTCCAGAGCTTCTCGTGGATTCGAGAAACTCTAGTCTTATAGATTCAAGGATGCCGTTGGTGAATTCCAACGGGTTAGTTCTGTTGCAtcaagtggtatcagagcatgtCTAACATGTCCCTTTTATCTACTTTGATTATCTATGGGTGATGAACAACATGGTAAAACTTTGGTTACCATAGTCAGATGTTGCTGCTTCATATTTTTCTACATAAATGGTTGTTTTATCTAATCTTCTCAAAAAAATTCACAAGTTGTTGGAAGAACATAATAACAACCGTAGCATAGACATGGAAGGAGGATCAAATGGGCGAAATAATACTTCGAGTCAAAATTTTAGAAGCATGACAAGTTTTCGCCAATTTTCTGGTCACATGCATGAGGAGAGTTTTCTGAATTGGCTGGATGAGGTTGAAACATTCTTTGAGATCAGAATGGTTCCAGATCATAAGAAGGTCAAGACGGTTGTTTCCTATCTCAAGGGCACTACCGCTGATTGGTGGGATGGATTACAAAAGGCTAGAAAGATGAAAGGTAAAAATCATGTTAGAACTTGGAGAAAAATGAAAGGTCTTCTTAGAGAAAAGTTTATGCCAAGAGAATTTTCAATTAAGAAGTACCCTTCTAAGgtggaagagaagaagataaagcTTGAGAAGTTTACTTTGCCTACTGTGAATAATAATTTTCTTGAGGAAAAAGGGAATATATTGCACTGGAGGAAGCCTCCTAAGATTTTGTCCATGAATTTTTAATGAAAGACGCTCCATCATAATTTATCAATGAAGAGGTAAGAGAGGAAATTGCATTTGTTGACATGGTTATTACTGTTGAAGAAAATTTACAACCTCAgtttaaaattcaaaagaggtTATTC
This genomic interval carries:
- the LOC126802437 gene encoding protein TRIGALACTOSYLDIACYLGLYCEROL 4, chloroplastic → MASLRSAMDSAFWDLNVSSTHTLEGSAKVIPGDPFPLDGARASRALRIQQLSLLGNGFPLGIIPSYSPASHKDLGSFSLQSLLLRPSTSNWWLGLIGQIRPKKLISSIKAEFFTNDEFEVPTFKDAARHFLEKSLYSVGLCTQFLLTPASSLKLSTEGDGERKGRRSKVMLFHKLPYHDITLEAAWPELFIDHKGQYWDVPESISLDLSSLVSESGLRYRVGLHKNSGHPQAVNATDDEAPTSLMPGLCAKAAFSYEKRRDLWRQKETQKDLMVKKGKNWFWRPSYDVRLKEPHAAVSGIFGGNIAAWFQDGHNPVAVELRGDGNTSTTIKKRSPVTADFFGSVCYSFQHGKFRELYGDLTRIDARLDIGSTSALAKRVVNCFKNSITAIDPISSPRINLIFQQQVVGPIVFRVDSRVSLASLPEKRGPHVEDFIYSLSYSLRLLQSGKVVAWYSPKRKEGMIELRVFEF
- the LOC126803548 gene encoding probable LRR receptor-like serine/threonine-protein kinase At3g47570; this encodes MKQQHLTMRCLYLCCVRRERTKQSTSKESEIFLNVSYQVLLKATNGFSSEILISAGGFGSVYRGILQDGRTVAIKVLNLVHHGASKSFAAECEALKNIRHRDLLKILSACSGFDYQGDEYKALGYEFMANGSLDEWLHPLQKIGVTIERPTSLMFSQRLNIAIDVSMALDYLYNHCESPIVHCDLKPSNVLLHGDMVGHVGDFGLVRSLPRTSGNQSSSVGVKGTIGYAPPEYGMGNEVWTQGDVYSFGILLIEMFTGKRPTDDMFQRTLNLHYFVRKALPKQVREIVDPVLVPQDIEAETSAWVTIEDSLISILEVGVACSAELPGERLTINDAMAGMYQIRNKLHVNKIRIASYCAAKLSQRQIAMAADFHDDFHLELLLTKACVTNLQDINVFLGFRRLTKDLGGTIFTVRSNFVFFARKIENAKEEE